The genome window AACCCGAAGAATCTAAGAACTTACACGCCATAATCCTCACATTCCAATTAACGCCAACGACACCAACCCCATTATTTCCAACTGCGCCGATAGTTCCCGAGCAATGAGTACCATGGCCATTATCATCGTAAGGATCACTATCACCATTAAAAACATCAATTCCATAGATATCATCAATATAACCGTTTCCATCATCATCAATATTATTTCCGGCTATTTCGTTTGAATTTGTCCACATATTCGCAGCAAGGTCCTCATGGTGATAATCTACACCAGTGTCAATCACCGCTACCACGATATTTGAATCACCTGTGGCAATATCCCACGCTTCCGGGGCGTCAATATCAGCGTCAACAGTGGTATTATGTAATCCCCACAGATCAGCAAAAAAAGGGTCATCAGGAAGTACATTTGCATGCACCTCATAATCAGGTTCTGCATATTCTATAAGATTTGATTCATTCAGTTCCTTAATGGTCATTTCTACAGACTTATTTTTATCTTTCACAATTACTATCGTTATTCCTGTCTTTTTTAATTTTTTCTTGACCTTTACCCCAGCATCATCAAATAAAGCCTGCATATCAGACTCTTGAACACCTTTTTTATCTTTTATGATTATCGTTTCAGAAGAATATTTTTTTTGTTTTTTCTCCTCCTTTTTAGAATTGCTTTGGTCCTGCTCTGCATTCATTCTTTGAGCTTTATCATTATTTGTGCTATCTCTTGAAGACGCAACTTTCATCGGTATGTTATTATATGAATCTAATGAAGACCCCACCTTGCCGTGATTTTCAGCAATAACCATACGATAATTAAAAATGAACATCAGAATACTCACAAAAGCAATACAAACAGTTATCATCTTTTTCATAGGAGCTTCTCCATGGGGGTAAAATTTTCTTGTATAAACCAAATAACCATTTACCGCAAAAAACAAACAATAAACGACCTGAACAATTATATCTCCCAGCTTTGTAATAAAATACCTGTTTCTACCAAAACGATACAAAATATTTTGTCAGAAAAAAAAGATTTAAGAAGTAAGGCACTAAGGAGCTCTTGTAGTTATGACCAGCAATTATGGCACCAATCACTTAATTGATATTAGAAATTATTGTAAGCTCCTGATTAGAATAGTTTTTTGACTATCGGTAAGATAAAATAGCGCTTTATTTACCTCTTTTTCAATGCAATTTTTGCAAAAACAATAAAAACCTCTTTATAACTCATTATTTTATTGAACGTTAAAGGGTTCACTCCGTAGACTCAGAAAGAAATACATCTCGTATTTCCGTATGCAAACTTTGCAGATACCGGTAAGGATTTACGTATTGTCTCAATCCAGCGACAACCATAACATGGTAAAGAAAATACTACTTTAGAAACGATTCTGCCTGTTATAAACTAAAGAGGTGGCAGTGCATTGCAAGAAAGAGGGGGGAGAGTTCAGCACAGCGGCGGACCAAACCGGTCGTCTCATGGGTGAAACAGCTTTTCTGAACATAAAAACATATGAAAACAGATGCCTGTAAATAACACTGAAATTCCTTTGCATACCAAAAAAAACACGGTACAATCACACGATAGTACAAAACAGAAAAAGATATAAATACCTCCATGAACATGACACGAAAACAACTCTTCGTTATCTTCTTTTTAACTACGACATTATTTATCGGCACAATCCTGAAGACCGGCATCGACTATCATTGGTGGCTTCCAAAGACAGAGATCACAAGTCGCCTGAAACCAGAAGACATAAAAAGCACATTAGACATTAACCATGCCTCATGGTATGAATTGGTCCTGCTACCAAAATTAGGAGAAGTAAAGGCACGGGCAATCGTTGCCTATCGGGAAAAACATGGCGCATTCCAAACAGTAGAGGAGCTATCTCGTGTAAAGGGCATTGGGCCATCCATTTTAGATGCGATTAATGACCATATAACAATTGGATCAAACACGGTAAGCGTCCAGCTAAAACGCGGAGAAGAATAAAATGGGAAACGACCAACAGAAAATATTAGAAAACATGTGGATACGTGTACTACTCATTGGTTTTATCATGTTTATTATTTGTACACTCTGTTATTATCTGAAAAGTACACTTATCTCCCTTTTGCTGGCATTTATTGTTGCATATATATGCAATCCTGTAATCTGCTTTTTTGAACGAACAAAGTTCCCTTTTTCTCAAAGGTACCTACCCAGAACTGCGGGAATCGTTTTGCTGGTGATGCTTCTCTTCTTAACTACAGCAGGATTTTTGACGTATGCAGTCCCGAAGACTGTTACCGGAATCAACCAGGTTGGCACTATGGTTATGAAACAATATCCAAAGTATCAAAATCTACTTGATTCCTGGATCAAGAAATATAAAAACACCGCCTTTTTCCAATCAATAAAATTGCAGATAACAGAAGACCTTGAAGAAATACACTCCACAGGAATGCAAGGAGATACCGAACAAAAACTCCCACCTGCCCAACAGACACAAATGGGAAAAGAATCACGGTTGCAACAACAACAGGCGGTAAAGGCCGCCTGGGCATACAAAAAATATTTCCCTCAGGCAGCCAATATCCTTTTCAACGTCCTCAGAACTGTCTTCTTCAGCACCTTTGGACTTATAGGTGTTGTTATGAATTTTATCATTTTCAGCATCGTATCTGTTTACCTGCTTAAGGATTTTAATAAAATCTCCAAAGGGATGAAATCCCTTTTTCCTTTGTCAAAACGCGAGACAGCGATACGCCTCCTGTCACAAATAAACGACAATCTCCGATCATTTCTCCGAGGTCAACTTGCCATTTCTCTTATCCTTTCTTTCGTTTACAGCACGGGCTTGACTCTTGCAGGTATCCCACTATCCTTTCTTTTGGGTTTTATTGGGGGCTTTGGCAATATGATTCCATACGTAGGCACCGGAATCGGTCTTGTGCTTGCCTCTGCCCTCGCACTCTTCCAGTTTCACGATTTTGCACATCTGCTGTACACGTTCATGACTTTTGGTATAGGACAGTTACTTGAAGGAACGGTAATAACGCCTCGAATCATGGGGAAAGGACTTGGTTTAAGCCCTGTGATGGTAATTCTTTCACTCATTATTTTCAGCCAACTGTTCGGTTTTTTGGGTCTGTTGCTGGCCATACCGATTACCTCAACGATAAAAGTATTCATCGACGAATTCTTTCTGAGATATAAAACTTCAACGTTTTACAAAGGTTAACTCATGTCTTCCTTCAAATTGATTTCTCCCTTTGCGCCCCAGGGAGACCAGCCTCACGCAATACAACAATTAGTTGACAATTATAAAAAAAATTTTTCCAGCCAAACCCTTTTGGGTGTTACCGGATCAGGCAAGACCTTCACCATGGCCAATGTAATTGCAGCCTTGGGAAAACCCACTCTCGTAATGACTCACAATAAAACCCTTGCGGCTCAACTTTACAGCGAGTTCAAGGGATTCTTTCCGGAAAATGCCGTAGGGTATTTCGTCAGTTACTATGATTACTATCAACCTGAAGCATATATACCACAACGAGACATCTACATCGAAAAAGAAGCCACTATTAACCAGGAAATCGACCGACTTCGCCTCTCGGCTACCAGCTCTCTCATGTTACGGAAAGATGTCATTATCGTTGCCAGTGTCTCCTGTATCTATGGCCTTGGATCTCCTGAAGAATACCAGGAGATGTATGTTCATGTAAATAAAGGAGATTCCGTTGAGCGAAACAGGCTCCTGAGAAAATTCATTACTATTCAATACGAACGCAATGATATTCAATTTGTACGCGGTTCATTACGCGTACGCGGGGATGTCATTGAAATTTTTCCCGCGTATGAAGAGGTTGCTTACCGGATAGAATTATACGGTGATGAAATTGAAAAAATTTCCATGATTAATCCCACAACGGGAAATTCGCTGCAGGAGATACAAGATTTGTCCATATACCCCGCAAAACACTTTGTCATGCCGGAAGGAAAGATCGAAGGAATAGTAAAGTCCATCGAAGAGGAACTCAATGAGCGCCTGAAAGAGCTTCGTTCCCGGGAAAAATTCCAGGAAGCCCAACGCCTTGAAGCTCGCACTTGCTATGATATGGAAATGCTTCGCGAGATAGGCTATTGTCATGGCATAGAGAATTATTCGAGACATCTCAGTGGTCGCGCTCCCGGCGAACGACCATATTCACTTTTTGATTACTTCCCGAAAGACTTCTTTCTCATTGTCGATGAATCTCATGTCTCTATTCCACAGATAGGAGGCATGTATCACGGCGACCGGGCGCGAAAACAGATCCTTGTTGAATACGGATTCCGATTACCTTCCGCACTGGACAATCGTCCTTTACGGTTTGACGAATGGGAAACACGCATCCATAAGATCCTTTTTGTCTCTGCCACTCCCGGCCCCTACGAAATGCAAAAATGTCATGGAAGAATCGTTGAACAGGTAATCCGCCCAACAGGCCTTTTAGATCCTGTCATCCATGTAAAACCGGCAAAAAACCAGATTGAAGACTTATTAAAACAGATTAAGAAAAGGGTACAAAAAAACGAACGGGTACTGGTAACCACATTAACAAAACGACTCGCAGAGGATTTGAGTGACTATATCAAGGATGAAGGACTAAAGGGCATGTACCTCCATTCCGAGATAAACGCCATAGAAAGGGTAACGATCCTGAGAGATCTGCGCATGGGAAAATTTGATGTCCTGGTAGGTGTCAATCTGCTGAGAGAAGGTCTGGACCTCCCAGAAGTCTCGTTCGTTGCTATCCTGGATGCGGATAAAGAAGGCTTTTTGCGATCAGAAACTTCTTTAATACAAACCATTGGCAGGGCTGCCCGGAATGTAAATGCCGAGGTAATCTTATATGCAGACGAAACAACGAAATCCATGCAACGGGCCATCGATGAAACCAAACGCCGCAGGATGCTGCAAACAGCATATAATAAGAAGCATCGCATTACCCCCACGACCATACGAAAAGAGATCAAAAAAGGCATTGAATACGAAGTTTCAGCAAGCAAGTTGGTCTACGAAGCTGTCGCCGAAAATGAAGAAGAATACATTACCCAGGAATTTCTGAAGGAACTGGAAGAAGAAATGCTTCTGGCCGCAGAAGCATTAGAATTTGAACGGGCAGCGGCATTACGGGACAGGATACAAACGATAAAGTCAAAGGTAACGATAAAACAATAACGCATATTCTCATACCCTGCAAGGACCAGTCTGACTGAGAAAATTGTTAAAGCACGATTTTGAAATTCTTAATAATTGCAGCTCATTCTTACAACACAGGTAATCCGCAATACCGCTTAAATAGATAGAATGAAATAAACATCCCGTCCACCTCATTTATTCTTTCTCAAGTGCATCCTCACTGATAATTTCAACTTCCACATTCGCCGCGGAAAGAATTTCCTTCGCCATGGAGTCTGGATAATCTTTCATCGTCACAATGCGTTTTACCCCGGCATTCACCAGCATCTTGGCACACAGGGAACAGGGAAAGGTTGTACTGTATAATGTCGCCCCGGAAATTTTTATGCCATAATGCGCAGCCTGAATCAAGGCATTCATCTCAGCATGCAGACCCCTGCAGAGCTCGTGCCGTTCTCCGGAAGGAATTTTTAGTTGTTCCCGCAGGCAGCCAATATCCAGACAATGGTCCAGTCCGCTTGGCGCGCCGTTGTATCCTGTTGTTAAAATGTGCTTGTCCTTCACGAGGAGCGCTCCAACCTGCCTCCGCAAACAAGTCGCTCGCGGCGCTATCTCTCTGGTAATTCTTAAAAAATACTCGTCCCATGACGGCCTTTTGGGCATTTCACTTCCCGATACAAAATCCAGAAAATATCTCATCTAAAATATCTTCTGTGGTGACCTCTCCTCCTATCTCACCAAGAATATCCAGCGCTGTACGTATATCCGAAGCAATACATTCATAGCTCATAGCATTTTTTAGTGACTCAATAGCCTGGTGGATTGATTGAAGAGAACGTTGCAGCACCCCCCGCTGGCGCACAGTAAAAATTGGATGATGACCCAAAAGCTTCACCTGATTTTCCAGGACACTTTTTACGAATGTTTCTTTCAGACTTTCTATTCCCTCACCGGTAACAACAGAAGTATATATCACCGGATATGGTTTCAATTCAATAGGCAATTCTGTATCGTGACTGTTTTTTTGCAGATCACACTTGTTCATCACAACAATAACATTTTCCGGCAATTCATTCAGTAACAGAGACTGCCACTGCTCACGAATATCGACATTGACATCAAAAACCAGTACGATTATCTGAGCTCCTTCCATATGGGCACGTGCTTTTCCCATAGCCTCGATCATTACAGCACAACTTGTTTTATCTATTCCTGCAGTATCTTTAAGTTTAAACTGAACACCTTCAACCCCCAACACATCAGTAACGATATCCCGTGTCGTTCCTGATATATGACTGACAATGACGCGTTCCTTTTCCAAAAGGGCGTTAATTAAGCTCGATTTTCCCACATTCGGTTTTCCAAACAGCACCGTATCAATCCCCTCTAAGACAAGCTTTCCCTTTTCAGCCTGGGAGAGAAGGTGCAAAGTATTTTTCTCTATCATCTCTAAACCATTCATAAGTTCTTTTTCAGACAACAACTCAATATCCTGATCAAAAAAATCAATTGCCGCCTCAATCTGTGAACAGAGGGATATCATTTCCTCACGGAGGCGTTTAATCTGTAGAGAAGTATCACCGGTAAGATGAGCCACCGCCACCCTCAATTCTCCATCTGTTTGTGCCCTGATGATACGCATTGTTGCCTCCGCCTGGGCAAGGTCTATCCGGCCATGTAAAAAGGCCCGTTTTGTAAATTCTCCCGGTTGTGCAAGCCTTATAGTTCTCTTCTCATGAGAACCTTTTGACAAAATTGTCCGCAAGAGCATCTCCAGGACCGGCGGAGAGCCAAAGGTGTGGATTTCCACAATATCCTCTTTTGTGTAAGAATAGGGGAATTTCATAATATATAACACTACGGGTATAGCAACAGACTCTTCTGTAGAATACAGGTGACCATGTATCGTGGTATAGGTAGGAACTTCGTTTAAGTCAAGGGCGGGGTTAGAAGAAAAGAGGCCTGTGATACTCGAAATGGCCTCGGACCCGCTGATTCTAATAATTGCATGCAGAGATCTTCCCGAAGAGGTAGAAACAGCAATGATCGTGTCCTGCATTCCGGAAAACATGTATCAGATCATCAAGGATGGTTTATTTTCAACTTCTTGGTAGATTTTCGAATGAAAATACTCTCAATAATGCTGAATATTGTACTCGTCGTCCAATAAAGCGTAAGCCCTGAAGGCATTTTATATAAAATAAAGGCAAACATAATGGGCATAAACGACATCATCTTTTGCTGTGCCTGCGCCTGCGGGTCAGCAGCCGGAGACTTTGGTGTAATTTTCATTTGGGCAAAAGAAGCCCCTGTCATAATAAGCGGCAAAATATTGAGGGTATTACCAAGGAAGGGGATAGTAAACGGAAGCAATAACAGGGTATCCGGCCTCGACAGATCATTAATCCACAGCACGAAAGGCGCCTGCCTCATTTCAAAGGAAAGTTGTAACGTGCGGAAAAGCGCAAAAAATACAGGGAGCTGCAAAAGCATTGGCAAACAACCACTCATGGGGTTTACACCATGCTTTTTAAATAACAACATCTGCTCTTTTCCCACCCTTTGTTTATCCTTGTATTTCTCCTTCAATTGATTAATCAACGGCTGTAACTGCTGCATTTTAAACATAGAGACCTGACTTTTTCTTGTTAACGGGAACAGGCATGCCTTAATAATAATAGTTAATATGATAATGGAAATTCCATAGTTAGGTATGACACGGTGAACCGCATTTAAAAACCCCAAAAGCGCCTTACTGATGGAGTTCAGCCAACCATAACTGAGTAATGAACTCAGGGTATCATATTGGACAAGGACATCTTCCTTTTTCGGTCCGATAAAATATAGATACGTGTGTTTTATTATATTGTGTGGAGGAACGCGAAGATTGTTTGTTTGTAAACGAACCAGAAAATCCCCCTGGGTAGCTTTTTCATTCGAAAGAGCCCCATGGGCATCAAAGGCTTGTGCATTCACTGATTCAATCCAATTGCTGGACTCCGGCTTTAAAACGGTCGCAAAATATTTATTCATTGAGCCGGTCCAAACGATGCCACGTGACTCATTTTGTGAAGGAAATGATTTTGGCGCTGTTTTGACCAGTTTAATTCTGTTATTTTCCATATCCACACCAGTTACCGCAGCCATATCTGTAGAAGGCTCACCCTCATGTGTTATCATAGAAGACGCAATAATAGTATATGCCAAATCAACCTCTGCATCAGTATTATTTTCTATTATGACATCCATGCTCACATGGTATTTATCATAGGGCAAGCTAACCGTTTTGACAAGATTAACACCGTCCCCGAGACTTGTACTGAAAGTAATCTTTCCACCGCTTCGGTCCGCAATACTATACCGATGATTTCGAAAATTTGTTTCCTGAAAAATAGTATCTATGGCAAGGGGTAAATATCCAGTATCAACACTTTTCACTAAATCCAGGGTGTTTTTTGTGTCCACGGCCTTAAATTCTTTCAGTTGGATAGATTTAAGAGCCGCACCTTCATTCGTCCACACCGTCCTTACCAGTTCATTCTCAATAACCACATCTTCCAGAGAAATATCTGCCTGAGGCACTGCAGATTGTGAAGGTAACAGAGACAAAGACCTTTGCTTTTCTTCTGTTTTAATTTCATCTGTTTCTTCCAAAAGAAACCCTTCTTGAGTATTTTCCGTTCTTTTAGAAAGCATGGGCAAAATAAAGGGAAAATACAATATCATAATTAACCCACAAACGATAAGTGCAATAAGAGACCTTTTGTCCATTAATCTTCCTTCTTTCCTTCTTCCGGTAATTCTGCTTCGTCTATAAGCATAACCGGTATATCATCTTTTATTGGATATCTTCGTCCACAATTTGTACAGACAATCCGGTCTCCTTCCAGCCTGACATCTACCTTACAAAGCGGGCAAGCAAGGATATCCAGCAATTCCCTGGTGATCATAATAATCGCCTCCTAAAAACACGCATTGCCGAGATAAAAAATATCTCCGTACATTTACAGTAAAACAGAAACGCACTTCGGAAATGCCTCATGAATGACAGAAAGTGACTGATTTTGGTTTTGCTAAATTCGCAATGCTAACAAACTCATTTAATAATTTCAAACCAAAACTGCAACTCCCAATTTACACCATAGCATTTTCAGGGGAAAGCGTTACGAAAATATCATCGTAATGTGTCGGCTGTTCTATTTTTATCTTGTTCAAGCGGACCAGTTCCAGCAAAGCAAGAAAAATCCCAATCACCCTGGCCCTTTCATAAGAATCGACAAAGAGGCTTGTAAATACAAGTTTTGTATGACAAGAAATCCTTTCCATGATTTCATTCATGTATACCTGGACCGGAGTATCATCATACGTTACCTTGCCCGGAACATCAGGCAGTGTTTGCTTCATGAGTTGAGAAAATTTTTGCAGGAGGTCCCACACGCTAACCCCTTCCAGAGAAATCTCTTCGTTTTTATCTTTCACGCTAAAGGAAAAATCCTTGTATGAACGTATCCATCTCTTTTCCTGTTCAGCAAATTTTTCCGTTAAGACAAAGGATGTTTCCTTAAATTTTTTATACTCCAACAATTGTTTTACCAGCGAAGAACGGGGGTCTTCCTCCTCTTGATCAATAGGAATTTCCGTGCGGGGAAGAAGCATATACGATTTGATGTACATAAGCGTGGCAGCCATAACCAGAAAATCACCAACGTTGTTCACGTCCAGAATTCGCAGCGTGTCCACATACATTAAATACTGTTGGGTAATAAGAGAAATAGGAATATCATAAACATTGACCTCCTCCTTCTTTATCAAATAAAGGAGTAAATCTACCGGTCCATTATACATATCCAAATCGATTTTATATTCATCTGTCATTTATTACTACTATAAACCGGCAAATAACCGGAGAAAAAATTGAATCGGCGGTAAAAGTATCATGCTCAAGATTGAAACACCAGAGTACCTTCCCATAATAATCAATCCCAACAAAATAAAGGGCCCATAGCGCTCTATTTCCTTATATTTCCGTGCCATCGGATAGGGCAACAATCCCTCAAGAATGTGAGACCCGTCTAAAGGAAATAAAGGTATCATATTGAAAAAAGCCAAGGATAAATTTACAATGATTCCCATTTGTAAGAGATTATAGAGAAGGACCGAAACACTCATTGGCAAAAAATGCATCGTGCGTAATAACTGAAAGATTATCCCAAATAAAAATGCGGAAATAAAATTAGAAGCAGGCCCCGCGAAGGATACAACCATATTATCCCTTCGAGGATTTCTAAAATTGTGAGGATTTATAGGAACGGGTTTGCCCCAGCCAAAACCCGCAAAGACAAAACACAACGCGCCCAATATGTCTATATGCGCCAAAGGGTTTAACGTTAAGCGGCCTTGCAGCCTTGCGGTAGAATCACCACATCTATTTGCCATCCAACCATGAAAATATTCATGAATGGTAAGCGCATAGAGTATTGCGGGAATTAAGATATGTATGTTATTCAGGCCGAAAATCTGCTAAAATCTCCTCTTAAATAAACGAATAATAGCAAAACAGCTGCATACTGTCAAGCCAAGAACAGCAAATCTCAATCATAATAAATGAACCCCTACGAGAAAAAAACAGACAAAAGCTAACATGCTGCGGTGAAAAGAGTACAACAAAATTTTACTATCGAAATAAAAATATCTATACTATACTACATAATTATAAAAAAATGTCCTGAATTCCAAGCCAGGTTATTTTTCTCTCTTCTGATATGTCTGGAAAGTTTTTTATTACATAATATCTAACATTTAACTGCTTTACCGGTATACAAAAATGTATATTGTCTCTTTGCTTAATCCTTTTCACCTTTCCTTACCACAAATGAAATATTGCTGCCGACATCTTTGGAATAATATCTTTTTTCCTTTCCTTTTCTTCACTATTCTTGCCACAATATGCTTGTTAAGCCCCTCTTCCTCTCTCAATGTATTTGCTATGGGAGATGCTTCAAAATTTACCTTTGCCCAATTAGAATATTCCGATGGAAACTGGAATACCAGGCCTAATGCGGGAAAACGTCTTATGTGGGAGCTCATCAAACGCACAAGCATTGAAGCTCGTATCGATATTATCACACTACGCCTTCATGATCCCGAGCTGTTTGAATATCCGTTTCTTTATCTATCAGGAAGCCGGGAGTTTTCACCTTTCAGCGAAAAAGAAATCCAGAACTTAAAATTATATCTTGAATTCGGCGGCACACTTTTCATAGATGATAGTATGGGAAAAAGCAACTTTGGATTTGATAAATCTATCCGGCGCGAAATAAAACGGCTATTCCCCAACAGACAACTAGAAAGGCTCTCCCCGGACCATAGTA of Candidatus Brocadiaceae bacterium contains these proteins:
- a CDS encoding segregation/condensation protein A; this encodes MTDEYKIDLDMYNGPVDLLLYLIKKEEVNVYDIPISLITQQYLMYVDTLRILDVNNVGDFLVMAATLMYIKSYMLLPRTEIPIDQEEEDPRSSLVKQLLEYKKFKETSFVLTEKFAEQEKRWIRSYKDFSFSVKDKNEEISLEGVSVWDLLQKFSQLMKQTLPDVPGKVTYDDTPVQVYMNEIMERISCHTKLVFTSLFVDSYERARVIGIFLALLELVRLNKIKIEQPTHYDDIFVTLSPENAMV
- a CDS encoding helix-hairpin-helix domain-containing protein — protein: MNMTRKQLFVIFFLTTTLFIGTILKTGIDYHWWLPKTEITSRLKPEDIKSTLDINHASWYELVLLPKLGEVKARAIVAYREKHGAFQTVEELSRVKGIGPSILDAINDHITIGSNTVSVQLKRGEE
- the mnmE gene encoding tRNA uridine-5-carboxymethylaminomethyl(34) synthesis GTPase MnmE gives rise to the protein MFSGMQDTIIAVSTSSGRSLHAIIRISGSEAISSITGLFSSNPALDLNEVPTYTTIHGHLYSTEESVAIPVVLYIMKFPYSYTKEDIVEIHTFGSPPVLEMLLRTILSKGSHEKRTIRLAQPGEFTKRAFLHGRIDLAQAEATMRIIRAQTDGELRVAVAHLTGDTSLQIKRLREEMISLCSQIEAAIDFFDQDIELLSEKELMNGLEMIEKNTLHLLSQAEKGKLVLEGIDTVLFGKPNVGKSSLINALLEKERVIVSHISGTTRDIVTDVLGVEGVQFKLKDTAGIDKTSCAVMIEAMGKARAHMEGAQIIVLVFDVNVDIREQWQSLLLNELPENVIVVMNKCDLQKNSHDTELPIELKPYPVIYTSVVTGEGIESLKETFVKSVLENQVKLLGHHPIFTVRQRGVLQRSLQSIHQAIESLKNAMSYECIASDIRTALDILGEIGGEVTTEDILDEIFSGFCIGK
- a CDS encoding DUF4159 domain-containing protein is translated as MGDASKFTFAQLEYSDGNWNTRPNAGKRLMWELIKRTSIEARIDIITLRLHDPELFEYPFLYLSGSREFSPFSEKEIQNLKLYLEFGGTLFIDDSMGKSNFGFDKSIRREIKRLFPNRQLERLSPDHSIFKSFYLLDQAYGRIREKPFLEGISIEDRTVIIYSQNDMGGAWAKDPLGTWEYEVIPGGEAQRTMAFRLGINIIMYALTGNYKQDQVHLPFILKRQL
- a CDS encoding cytidine/deoxycytidylate deaminase family protein — its product is MRYFLDFVSGSEMPKRPSWDEYFLRITREIAPRATCLRRQVGALLVKDKHILTTGYNGAPSGLDHCLDIGCLREQLKIPSGERHELCRGLHAEMNALIQAAHYGIKISGATLYSTTFPCSLCAKMLVNAGVKRIVTMKDYPDSMAKEILSAANVEVEIISEDALEKE
- the uvrB gene encoding excinuclease ABC subunit UvrB, which produces MSSFKLISPFAPQGDQPHAIQQLVDNYKKNFSSQTLLGVTGSGKTFTMANVIAALGKPTLVMTHNKTLAAQLYSEFKGFFPENAVGYFVSYYDYYQPEAYIPQRDIYIEKEATINQEIDRLRLSATSSLMLRKDVIIVASVSCIYGLGSPEEYQEMYVHVNKGDSVERNRLLRKFITIQYERNDIQFVRGSLRVRGDVIEIFPAYEEVAYRIELYGDEIEKISMINPTTGNSLQEIQDLSIYPAKHFVMPEGKIEGIVKSIEEELNERLKELRSREKFQEAQRLEARTCYDMEMLREIGYCHGIENYSRHLSGRAPGERPYSLFDYFPKDFFLIVDESHVSIPQIGGMYHGDRARKQILVEYGFRLPSALDNRPLRFDEWETRIHKILFVSATPGPYEMQKCHGRIVEQVIRPTGLLDPVIHVKPAKNQIEDLLKQIKKRVQKNERVLVTTLTKRLAEDLSDYIKDEGLKGMYLHSEINAIERVTILRDLRMGKFDVLVGVNLLREGLDLPEVSFVAILDADKEGFLRSETSLIQTIGRAARNVNAEVILYADETTKSMQRAIDETKRRRMLQTAYNKKHRITPTTIRKEIKKGIEYEVSASKLVYEAVAENEEEYITQEFLKELEEEMLLAAEALEFERAAALRDRIQTIKSKVTIKQ
- the yidC gene encoding membrane protein insertase YidC, whose product is MDKRSLIALIVCGLIMILYFPFILPMLSKRTENTQEGFLLEETDEIKTEEKQRSLSLLPSQSAVPQADISLEDVVIENELVRTVWTNEGAALKSIQLKEFKAVDTKNTLDLVKSVDTGYLPLAIDTIFQETNFRNHRYSIADRSGGKITFSTSLGDGVNLVKTVSLPYDKYHVSMDVIIENNTDAEVDLAYTIIASSMITHEGEPSTDMAAVTGVDMENNRIKLVKTAPKSFPSQNESRGIVWTGSMNKYFATVLKPESSNWIESVNAQAFDAHGALSNEKATQGDFLVRLQTNNLRVPPHNIIKHTYLYFIGPKKEDVLVQYDTLSSLLSYGWLNSISKALLGFLNAVHRVIPNYGISIIILTIIIKACLFPLTRKSQVSMFKMQQLQPLINQLKEKYKDKQRVGKEQMLLFKKHGVNPMSGCLPMLLQLPVFFALFRTLQLSFEMRQAPFVLWINDLSRPDTLLLLPFTIPFLGNTLNILPLIMTGASFAQMKITPKSPAADPQAQAQQKMMSFMPIMFAFILYKMPSGLTLYWTTSTIFSIIESIFIRKSTKKLKINHP
- a CDS encoding site-2 protease family protein, with amino-acid sequence MANRCGDSTARLQGRLTLNPLAHIDILGALCFVFAGFGWGKPVPINPHNFRNPRRDNMVVSFAGPASNFISAFLFGIIFQLLRTMHFLPMSVSVLLYNLLQMGIIVNLSLAFFNMIPLFPLDGSHILEGLLPYPMARKYKEIERYGPFILLGLIIMGRYSGVSILSMILLPPIQFFLRLFAGL
- a CDS encoding AI-2E family transporter — encoded protein: MGNDQQKILENMWIRVLLIGFIMFIICTLCYYLKSTLISLLLAFIVAYICNPVICFFERTKFPFSQRYLPRTAGIVLLVMLLFLTTAGFLTYAVPKTVTGINQVGTMVMKQYPKYQNLLDSWIKKYKNTAFFQSIKLQITEDLEEIHSTGMQGDTEQKLPPAQQTQMGKESRLQQQQAVKAAWAYKKYFPQAANILFNVLRTVFFSTFGLIGVVMNFIIFSIVSVYLLKDFNKISKGMKSLFPLSKRETAIRLLSQINDNLRSFLRGQLAISLILSFVYSTGLTLAGIPLSFLLGFIGGFGNMIPYVGTGIGLVLASALALFQFHDFAHLLYTFMTFGIGQLLEGTVITPRIMGKGLGLSPVMVILSLIIFSQLFGFLGLLLAIPITSTIKVFIDEFFLRYKTSTFYKG
- a CDS encoding Trm112 family protein, coding for MITRELLDILACPLCKVDVRLEGDRIVCTNCGRRYPIKDDIPVMLIDEAELPEEGKKED